The Eubacterium sp. MSJ-33 genomic sequence CATCAAAGAACAAGTAATTTGAAAAAACTTCATTTCAATTACACTGTCGCTGTTCTTGTCTGTAACGCGGAACTATTTTTCAACGAACCGTTCAATGACAACTCCGGATTTCTGCGGTAGACTGCAAATATGAAACAAAAAGAAAACACAGTGAATGAAATGGCGGAATAAACGATGCAGAAATGATATCCGCGTATGCGAACAAGATGCTTCGCAATCTGTAAGAAGGATTCCGAAGCAGGATAACATCGAAACAATATACATGCGTATATTTATTTATGGAAATGTTATTGTTCAAGGTAAATGCTTATGAGTTATCCGTTATCGGTTATATGTTTTTGTTCATGGATATAATAAATAAGGGATGTCTGACAAACAATTTACTTATCTAATATTTTAATTGTTCTGCTTGAAAACCTGCGGGAAACCGCGTGCGGAGGTTCGGTTACAGGCACATAATCTGATTGAATACGATAATTTAGAAGAGATGCTGGGAAGACAACTTGTACTTAAATAAGACAGAGAGACGCTCCTTTTGCCCCCAGTATTGTGACAAAAGAAACGTCCCGAAAGGAGAGCAGTTATGATAAATGTAGCAGAGATTACGAAGCGAGGAGCGGAGAACAAAGAACTTCCGCCATGGGTGAATATGCGCCATGCGTGGATGGTGAATGACGGATTGCGCGACAAAGATCTGGAATATCCGGAAAATGTTGTACAGATCAAAAATTTTGATTATAAGAAGAAATTGGATGCAGAGCGGTTTGCTGCGATTTTGGATAGCTGGAAGATGGATAAGCAAAGGGAGCTGTTGTATGCATCATCCGGGGATGCATCGGACATTGATTCAGACAGCTATGTATCGAACAGTCTGTTTGATCTTTGTGTGCCGGCATCCTATATGGGAGACTCGGATAAAGCATATCCGGTGATTGTCAGTGTGCATGGTGGTGGCTGGTTTTATGGAGATAAAGAACTGTATAGCCATTATTGCTGTCATTTGGCACAGAGCGGATTTGTAGTTGTGAATTTTAATTATCGTTTGTCACCGCAGAATAAATATCCGTCTGCTATAGAGGATGTGGCATATCTCGTAAAATATATTGATGATCATGCGCGGGTGTTTGGTCTGGATATGAATCGGTTTTTCATGTTGGGAGATTCGGCGGGAGCACAGCTTACTGCGCAGTATTGTATTGCTGCGTCAAATCAGGAATATCGGGAGAAACTGGATTATTTTACCTATGATAAACGACCAGCCAGAATCTGCTTGAATTGTGGTGCATACGATATGGGAAAGCGGGATGACACGATTTTAGACTGGTATCTTAGAAAAGAGAATTCACTTGTTGTGTCCAAAGAACAGTACCAGTTGTTTATGGAGCAGTTAGCTTATATGAATATAGATTTCCCGGAAACATATCTGATGTACAGTGAAAATGATGATCTGCGGTTTCACACGATAGAACTGGATAAGAGGATGAATGATATTGGTGTGGCGCATGTAACGCGGGCATTTGGTGCGGGGCATCCGGAAAGTGGCCATGTATTTCATCTGAATCTTCGAAATCCAGATGGTATACAGTGCAACGTGGAGGAGTGTTCTTTTTTCAAAAACAAATAAAACTACAAGTTAAATGATTAGTAGAAAAATACGCAGGTACAAAGTGCTTGCGTGTTTTTTTATAAATACAAATTGACAAATTATAGAATTATTATTATACTGAAATAGTAATAATTACTATTATTGAAAAATTAAACCAAGGGGGAACCAATTATGGGAAATAATAAAGTAAATGCAAAAAAAGCGGTTATGATCGGCTGTGGATTTGTGGGATCGGCATCCGTCTTTGCTTTGATGCAGAGTGGATTATTCACAGAGATTGCATTGATTGATGCGGACAGGAACAAAGCGGAGGGAGAGGCAATGGATATCAGCCATGGAATCCCATTTGCTTCACCGATGCGGATTTATGCAGGAGATTATGACGATGTAGCGGATGCGGGAATCGTGATTATCTCCGCGGGGGCCGGACAGAAACCGGGGGAGACAAGACTGGATCTGGTGAACAAGAATGTTGCAATTTTTAAGTCTATTATCCCGGAGATTGCAAAGCGGAAGTTCGATGGAATCCTGCTTGTGGTAGCGAATCCGGTCGATATTCTGACACAGGTGGCAATCAAATTGTCCGGACTTCCGGAGCAGAGGGTGATTGGTTCCGGCACAGTGTTAGACAGTGCCAGACTGAAATATAAGCTTGGTGAACATTTGTCTGTGGACAGCCGGAGCGTGCATGCGTTTATCGTGGGCGAACATGGCGACAGCGAAGTCGTTGCATGGTCATCTGCAAATGTCTCCGGTGTGGAATTAAGCGAGATGTGCGAGATGCGTGGACATTATCAGCATAAGGAAAATACGCGGGAGATTGCAGATGCAGTCAAGAACAGTGCATATGAAATTATTAACCGGAAGCATGCAACGTATTATGGAATCGCGATGTCTGTAAGGAGAATCTGTGAGGTGATCATGCGGGATGAGAAATCCATCCTGCCGGTTTCGCACATGATACATGGTGCGTATGGCATCGAGGATGTGGTGCTGAGTATGCCTGCGATTGTCGGTGCAGATGGCGTGGAGACAGATATTCCGATCAAGTTAAGCGGCGAAGAGGCTCTGAAATTAAAGGAATCGGCAGATGCATTGAAAGAGATTCTTGCATCGCTGGAGTTATAGAAGGAGGAATCGTCATGGATTTACGGGTTGGAGTGTCCACGGTTGTTATGAACTGGCTGATTATGTTATATTTCATTATTTTATTTGCGGAACGTGTACAGAGCATCGTGCGTTCCATAAGGGATAAAGATGTGAAACTGTTCGGAAGTGGCTTCGATAGTTATGTGTATCTGGCTGTGTTCTTATCGCTCGCTGCATTTCTTGTTTTATTGGCAGTGGGGAATGCAGCGTTCCTGCAATCATTATTTACGATGGATATGAACGTGTATCGTTCCATTGATTACCGGATGCTTTCCATAACCGCAGGAGTCATTCTTGTGTCTGGCATGGTACATACGGAATATACGATTCCGGGAATCCAGTTTGCATCTTACGGAATGCTGATTGCGGCTTTGATTATCAAGACGGCATGCGTAAACGCACAGGCGAAAGACAGTGTATTGTTATGGATGTCACTGATCTATCTGATATTATTCTCCATGGCAATTCCGGTCATGTATCATTCGGAAATTGAGAAGGCCACACTCTTTCATGTGATAGAAGCGGTTGTTTCACTTGCACTTGTTGCAGCGTTCGCAGTCTTGATGTACAAAGTGCTGATAGGAAATGCAGTCGATCTGTTCTATGTAATTCCGATTGCCATCGCCGTAATCGGAGATACAATCATCGTGGCAATGCGCTGGAAAGAAAAGGTGAATGGCTTTGTTTTGATATTCCTGATCGCAGCGTCGGTCATGTGGATTGCCGGAAGGATCGCGGCCGCGGTGCGCCTGCATGGATAGGATATAAAAGTTGTTGGTAAAGATAGAATGAAACTGTTGTCAATGTTAAGTTATGCAAGCATTGGCAGCAGTTTTTTCTGTATACAGTTTGTTTGAAGTATGATAGAATCGAAAACAAGTATGTAATTATTTTCTAAGAGGAAAACAGGGAGGAACGAATGAAAGAATTATTGCAGTTTTTATTGGGAATCGTACTTACATTTATCGGAGTGATTATCTTCTTGCAGAACGTCGTTGTGAGCAGCTTCACGCTATTTTTCCGGATGGGACGCGTGAATGTCGGCGGTATTCTGATTGTGCTGATCGTTGTGGCATTTATCACGTTTATCGTGAAGCCGAACATGCTGACCGGACTTTCGCTGATCGGTTTGTGCATTGCATTTTTCGTATGCCTTGTCATTTCGCTGAACGTATCCATGCGTTATATGACCGGTCTGGAGCTGGCACTGATCCTCGGCACGATCGGCGTCGGTGTCGGATTCATCATCAAGGGTCTGCTCGGTGTAAATAAAGCAGACAAAGAAGGAAAGAAACAAGGAAAATAATAAAGATAGAGGACAATTGCGAAACGAGAAATTATACGGTTAATCATATATTTCGATATTGATTCGTGAATATATACGATATGTTTGGAGTTTAGAAGTTCTTAATGTTCTATGAAGATAGAAGCCATGTTTGAACACGATGTTCAAACAAGCCGCCACTGAGCCATGGACGGCGAATTGGCGGCGGTGGCGTATAATATGATTTGTGAATTAGAACATTTAGAACTTCTTAACTTCAATACATTGTATATGGAATGAATCAATATCGAAATATATGTTGAACGTATATACGTTTCGCAATTGCCTGAAAGGAAAGACAGATGATTTTAAATGTTGAGAATTTAACGCACGGTTTTGGCGACCGTGCAATCTTTAATAATGTATCGTTCCGCCTGCTTGCGGGCGAGCATATCGGCCTGGTCGGTGCGAATGGCGAAGGAAAAAGTACGTTCATGAATATCGTGACCGGTACACTCGCACCGGACGAAGGAAAAGTAGAATGGAACAAGCATGTGCGGGTTGGATACTTAGACCAGCATGCCGTGCTGGAGAAGGGCATGACGATCGAGGATGTCCTGAAGTCTGCATTTTCATATCTGTTTGATATGGAGCAGAACATCAACGAGATCTATGAGAGCATGGCGGATGCGACGGACGATGAAATCGCAGAGATGATGGAAGAGGTTGGTACGCTGCAGGATATGCTGACGAACCACGATTTTTAT encodes the following:
- a CDS encoding L-lactate dehydrogenase, translated to MGNNKVNAKKAVMIGCGFVGSASVFALMQSGLFTEIALIDADRNKAEGEAMDISHGIPFASPMRIYAGDYDDVADAGIVIISAGAGQKPGETRLDLVNKNVAIFKSIIPEIAKRKFDGILLVVANPVDILTQVAIKLSGLPEQRVIGSGTVLDSARLKYKLGEHLSVDSRSVHAFIVGEHGDSEVVAWSSANVSGVELSEMCEMRGHYQHKENTREIADAVKNSAYEIINRKHATYYGIAMSVRRICEVIMRDEKSILPVSHMIHGAYGIEDVVLSMPAIVGADGVETDIPIKLSGEEALKLKESADALKEILASLEL
- a CDS encoding alpha/beta hydrolase, whose amino-acid sequence is MINVAEITKRGAENKELPPWVNMRHAWMVNDGLRDKDLEYPENVVQIKNFDYKKKLDAERFAAILDSWKMDKQRELLYASSGDASDIDSDSYVSNSLFDLCVPASYMGDSDKAYPVIVSVHGGGWFYGDKELYSHYCCHLAQSGFVVVNFNYRLSPQNKYPSAIEDVAYLVKYIDDHARVFGLDMNRFFMLGDSAGAQLTAQYCIAASNQEYREKLDYFTYDKRPARICLNCGAYDMGKRDDTILDWYLRKENSLVVSKEQYQLFMEQLAYMNIDFPETYLMYSENDDLRFHTIELDKRMNDIGVAHVTRAFGAGHPESGHVFHLNLRNPDGIQCNVEECSFFKNK